CACTTTTCTTCTCTGCAAAAGGGAGTCCAGGGGATGTTAAGTAAGTTCATAAGTGTGCATTGCCTGGGAAGGGAGTGGTTGATTCCTGGCTGGGCCACGTGCAGAGTTTTATGATTGGGAGCAAATCACTTTATGAGTAAAGGCCTCGGAGTTCTCATCTGGAAAATAGGAAGAATGACACCCTCCTCAGGGAGTGGACGCAAAGATGGATGGTGACGGgagatgagggtttttttttaagtttctgtcCTGTGGTCACGGTCAATCAGCTCTTCTGCCCTTTGTCACCCCAAGAGCAAGGGCTGCACAGACAGCTGTAAAGGGAACTGGAAGGAAGAGGACAAAGGGGTTGCCTGAAGCTTGAGAATCTAGTGGGAAGGCAGTCGGGGAATATGGAGGAAGAGCCTGGGAGGAACCACTGGGGAGGCCTGGCTTGTAGAGATTTATCCAAGAAAAGAGTGTGAGTCACGGAGAGGAAATCTAGATGGTGAGAAGAGAAAAGGGACAGGACTGAGAACTAGTCTCCCCTGGGTGGCTCAGCAGGTTTTGGAGAGACAGTGCTCCCCACTTCATTCTGAGGGAACCACCAAAGGGTTCCCTCAGCCCGCACTACTGGGACCAACCACTGCTTAGGTGGTACCTACTGGACAGAGGGATAGGTCTGCAGCCCCAGCCCTGGTCTGTCTGCATGCACacgtgcatgtgtatgtatgtgtgcatgtgtggggtATGCATATGTGTAGTTAAGTGGTGAGGGAAGTGCCCCACAACTCCTGAGGTGTTAGAAAGTAGCCCCTAACCCCTTCTGACCCTTACAGGAGCCGAGGCCTGCGGACCCCCGCCAACATGTTCATTATCAACCTCGCGGCCAGTGACTTCCTCATGTCCTTCACCCAGGCGCCCGTCTTCTTTGTCAGCAGCCTCTACAAGCAATGGCTCTTTGGGGAGACAGGTAGACACTTGGGGCTTCTCTGGAGGGAGGAGAGTGGTTTGACAGGAGGATGCTCACTGTGGAGGGTGACTCAGATGAGGTGATTCGCTCTTCCTGAGCAGACAGTGGGTGAGTCCTCAATCCCAAAAGTGAGTGAGGAGGAAAGACCTGGTTCTGGTCTTCAGGCCTCCCCTAGCTTTGGCCACATACAGTAAGCAGACAGGGTGAAGAGAGATCAGGCCTGCTTTTCTGAGAAGGTGGGGAAGGAGCCGAGTGTACCCTATCCCTGGACCCCACTCTGCTTGGGTACCTGATGGGCTCCCTCCCCAAGGACTTAGAACAGGGACTGTGCCCATAGGCTGTGAGTTCTATGCCTTCTGTGGGGCTCTCTTTGGCATCACCTCCATGATCACCCTGATGGTCATCGCCCTGGACCGATACCTAGTGATCACTCGCCCTCTGGCCACCATTGGGGTGTCATCCAAGAGACGGACAGCGCTTGTCCTGCTGGGAGTCTGGCTTTATGCCCTGGCGTGGAGTCTACCACCCTTCTTTGGCTGGAGTAAGTGGGAGGGtgaaatgggggaggggcagataGGCTGGGGGAGCAGTTGGAGGGGAGGTAGGTGAAATTGGGTCAGTAATTTGGCAGGGGATCCCAGAGACCATCTGAGTCGCAAGTCAGATGGGCATTCAGAGTGGGACTCTTACCAGGGGAGGACGCTTATCAGAGGGAGGCTCCATCAGGGATCACCCTGTTCTTGGGTGGGAGAAATGGCAGTTATGTCTGCTGCTAAGTTAGTAGTGAGTCAGACTGGAAGAGGACTGGGATGTGAGGCCTCTGCAAACAGGCAGAGGTGCAGCAAGGCTCTAGCTCTTCTTGGGCAGAGACCTTGGGGACCAGAGCCCTGGGACTACTGTGTGTCCTCTGCTGCTGTCTAGCAAGagcaagcagcagcagcagcaggctttGCCAGCTGTCTTCTGAGCTGATGCCCCAGCCAGACTCAGCTTGGAAAGTTCCCTTCATGTCCCCCCAACTGTCCAGGCTTTGTTACTGTAAGGCAGGGCAGAGTAAGGTTTGAGAACCCCAAACCCCACAGACAAAGCCTCTGCTGGACTAGAAGCCCTAGGTCATGCTACCACAAAAGGCTGAGCACTTGCCCTGGCTCCCAGGTGCCTATGTGCCCGAGGGGCTGCTGACATCCTGTTCCTGGGACTACATGACCTTTACGCCCCCAGTGCGCGCCTACACCATGCTGCTCTTCTGCTTTGTGTTCTTCTTCCCCCTGCTCATCATTGTCTACTGCTACATCTTCATTTTCAGGACCATCCGGGAGACACGCCGGTAAGTGCCTGGCGCAGATgaaggaagggataaaggaggggGTCTGCTATGCCCAGCTCCAGGCAGGTGAAGACCGTGcacttggggggtggggggacctAGGGAAGTTTCTGGAAATGAGGTCTTCTGAGGAAGGGCACCCCAGGTAGAGCCACAGGAAGACAGCTGAGGCTCAGTGTGAAGAACATGTTCTGGAAGTCAGGGCTGCCTGCACAGGAAGGGCCTGACCCCTTGTTCAGTGCCCCAGGGATGGTCCAGGCAGGTCCCAACAGTAACCATGACTCTAGTGTTTGCTGCGACCTGAAATATGCACTTCCTAGGGCCTGTGAGGGCTGCAATGAGTCCCCACTGCAGTGGCGGCAGTGGCGGCGGCTGCAGAGTGAGTGGAAGATGGCCAAGATCTCACTACTGATCATCCTCCTCTTCGTGCTCTCCTGGGCCCCTTACTCCACTGTTGCACTGGTGGCCTTTGCTGGGTGAGCAGGGGCTGGTAGGGGAAAGGCCCCCTAGGTAGCCTCAACTTCCAGTTCTACTCAAGCCAGCCACCCTGATACCCAAGTCCAGCCTCACAGTCTTCCCCTCTCCCTGTGTGACATGCCCTACCCGAGGGGAGCCTATCCAGTTTCTAGAGCACCAGGGCACAGCTGGGGAGGCTCTGGACCACATTCAGATCTGACCTGAGGGCTGCCAGCCCTTGGAGAACATGTAGCTCTCCCTGAGGTTCTGGTTCCCTCTTTACTCGGGCTGTGGGCACACAGCTGGGTGCTGTCACCTAGGAACAGATCCCTAGAGCTGTCCTCTAGTTCTTGGTGGCTAGAGTCATGGGGACTTTGGCATCTCCAGCAGCATGGGTGAAGGCTAAACTTCAGAAGCCCTTTTAGGAAAGTGAGAGAGCTATAACACCTTGGATCTATTTGAGTATGGACTTTTTTTGTGTAGGAATGGTCCAGTTCCTTCTAGGGCCTACTGTGAGGTTTCTCTAAGAGAGCCAGAGAACAGTGGGCATCAGAGTGTGGTATGTGAAGACTTGCAACAGAGAGTCTGAGGGCATGAGGAAATACTGCCAGCAATACAGGTTCCAAGGGACAATGGGACTTGGCCACCTTCCCACTCCAAAGCCCCATCCTCAACCACACCTGAGCTCCCCTCTTACCCACCTCAAACCAGAATTCTCCCTGGCACTGCTACTTCCTCCCTATGGGGCTGGCTTGGTTGTGTTGGCTTAGGCTGGGCTGGGGTTTGGGCCTTGACAGGACCTGACCCAGAAGAAGACTCATGGGTGAGAGCCAAATTGGGGGAACGAATGGGGACATCTCCTCTGTCCTAGGTACGCACACATCCTGACACCCTGCATGAGCTCAGTGCCAGCTGTCATCGCCAAGGCTTCTGCCATCCACAACCCCATCGTTTATGCCATCACCCACCCCAAATACAGGTGTGGCTTCCTCCAGGCCTCCAGGTCCACCTATGGGCATGGAAGGCCAGGGTCTGCAGATCAGGGCAGAGGCCAGCCATCTGAAGGGTCTCTTGTATGTGAGTTGGGCAGGGGCCATAAGCGTCTGGTACCAGCTAGTAGGGCTTGAAGTTGGCATGACCTCTTCCTGCCCCAGCTTCCCAGGGACCTTCTGGAGGGTATTAGGGCTTTCTGGGCATAGTCCTAACTATGGAGGTCTTCAGAGATGGGTCATAAAGGCATCCAGGGTAGCTTATCAGCAGTGGTACCCTTGCAAAGATAAGCCCCCAGACAGCAATGCCCTAGGGAGACCCCATCAGAAGCACTTGATCCCGTCTCAAGGGCCCTGGCAGGGTCCTGAGTGGTTGTGACTAGTGAAGCTCTGCCAAAAAGAATTCCAACAAGGTGCCTCTCCTCTGGGGCCCTCAGTGCTTCTTTTAGCCTGGTGGGATCCATCATTCATCACCCTCCCAAAGCCAGCTGCAGGCCTCAGCCAGTCCAGTCCAGAGCGCTGAGGAATGTTCCTGGTCCCCATTCCCAGAGATGTGGCTTGGGCCAGCCACATGAGGGCTGGAAGCAATGTCTGCCTGGTTGACTCCTACCCCAAGGCTCACCCTCCATGCCCACCATCCCAGGGTCTGTTCTCCATCTCAGCAGCCCTGGGAACCTGTCAGTCTCCTTCTTGcaacatctgtctgtctgtctaccctcATCATTTAGCATCTATCTATTCATCCCTGTTACCTCCAATGACTCccagtgtctgtctgtctgttcccATTACCGAgcatctgtccatccacccaccttAGTTATcctgtatctgtctgtctgtgcCCCAACCCCCATGTCTCTCATTCTAATCAGATGTGTGACTCCTACAGGGTGGCCATTGCCCAGCACCTGCCCTGCTTGGGGGTCCTGCTGGGTGTGTCACGCCAGCACAGCCGCCCCTCCCTCAGCTATCGCTCTACCCATCACTCCACACTGAGCAGCCAGGCCTCAGACCTCAGCTGGATCTCTGGACGGAGGCGCCAGGAGTCCTTGGGCTCTGAAAGCAAGGTGGTAAGGATGCTCAGCCCTTGCTGGCTGACACCTTGCCCTCCCTTCCCAAACCAGCCCCAGGGCTCTGGGAGAGCTATGGGCCCTTGCAGGGCTACCATCGAAACTAGGTAACCCTCAGCCCCTCCTAATCTCCTATGTGTCATCCTCTGTGACAGGCAAGGGCCCTGGGGCCAGAGAGGGAATGGGCTGGCCTGAGGTCACCCAGCAGTGTGTACAGTCTGAACGTGGGTCTTCCAACTCCAGGTCACCTTCTTTTCCATGCTGACACTATTCTTAGAACACAGACTGAAAAGATTAGTGTTCTGGGCCCACGTGAGCATCCAGAGGCAAGGCAAGAGCCAGATCAGGGCTCCTTGTTCCTCCGCATTAAGCCTCCTCCTCCCATAGGACCTTGAGAACCACAGGATACAGGGGAAGAAGGAGCA
The sequence above is a segment of the Castor canadensis chromosome 7, mCasCan1.hap1v2, whole genome shotgun sequence genome. Coding sequences within it:
- the Opn4 gene encoding melanopsin encodes the protein MNPPSGPRVSPSLVQEPSFVATPAPPIRWDSTQSNISNLGQLLPVSSTAVGAQAAQVPFPTVDVPDHTHYTLGTVILLVGLTGTLGNLTVIYTFCRSRGLRTPANMFIINLAASDFLMSFTQAPVFFVSSLYKQWLFGETGCEFYAFCGALFGITSMITLMVIALDRYLVITRPLATIGVSSKRRTALVLLGVWLYALAWSLPPFFGWSAYVPEGLLTSCSWDYMTFTPPVRAYTMLLFCFVFFFPLLIIVYCYIFIFRTIRETRRACEGCNESPLQWRQWRRLQSEWKMAKISLLIILLFVLSWAPYSTVALVAFAGYAHILTPCMSSVPAVIAKASAIHNPIVYAITHPKYRVAIAQHLPCLGVLLGVSRQHSRPSLSYRSTHHSTLSSQASDLSWISGRRRQESLGSESKVGWTETMATASWEAAQPVSGQSPSCQGLEDWEVKDPPRPEGQEAKTPGKVIGPRTCQSVKSPGTGSSSPREWPGRGGDT